A window of Mangifera indica cultivar Alphonso chromosome 13, CATAS_Mindica_2.1, whole genome shotgun sequence contains these coding sequences:
- the LOC123195279 gene encoding uncharacterized protein LOC123195279 isoform X3 — translation MAINDDRVVYSSLPKMEKREDSKFPYREPVWDVLEDKKTYLKDKKFTKQDYTYQFPRQSEDFIDEGYDSGEDQCYAMQSNNMPPEVNLKNVLNGIFAIITGQNKAPSVSTTQEEPTSNVSFLGSGKNGDTDLHSSVYIPSAPPLLEPDGIKCTAYKEVLEADPPEWLPDSSTTVCMQCTAPFTALTRGRHHCRFCGGIFCRACTKGRCLLPVKFRERNPQRVCDACYDRLDPLQGILINSISNAVQAAKHDVTDWTCARGWLNLPVGLSMEYEIYKASNALRSYCQVAALNSERSIPIAVLKEAKGLAILTVAKAGVLVSYKLGTGLVVARRSDGSWSAPSAVMSAGLGWGAQIGGELMDFIIVLHDLKAVKTFCSRMHFSLGAGCSAAAGPVGRVLEADIRAGDRGSGMCYTYSCSKAGAFVGVSLEGNIVVTRMDTNLRFYGDPYLTTADILLGTLDRPKAAEPLYGALEDLYSSLGC, via the exons ATGGCGATAAATGATGATAGAGTTGTATATTCTTCCCTTCCTAAGATGGAAAAAAGGGAGGATAGTAAGTTCCCATATAGGGAACCTGTATGGGATGTGTTGGAAGACAAGAAAACCTAcctaaaagacaaaaaattcaCCAAACAAGATTATACATACCAGTTTCCACGTCAATCTGAAGACTTCATTGATGAAGGATATGATTCAGGTGAGGATCAATGTTATGCCATGCAAAGTAATAATATGCCTCCTGAGGTAAACTTGAAAAATGTGCTGAATGGGATATTTGCAATCATAACTGGGCAAAACAAAGCTCCAAGTGTTTCCACAACTCAGGAAGAGCCCACTTCAAATGTTTCATTTCTTGGATCTGGGAAGAATGGTGATACAGACTTGCACTCCTCGGTGTACATACCAAGTGCACCACCACTTCTTGAGCCTGATGGAATTAAATGTACTGCTTACAAAGAGGTTTTGGAAGCTGATCCACCGGAGTGGCTTCCTGATAGTTCCACTACCGTTTGCATGCAGTGCACTGCTCCATTTACTGCACTTACACGTGGTAGACATCATTGTCGGTTTTGTGGAGGGATATTCTGTAGAGCATGCACCAAGGGCAGGTGTTTGTTACCTGTGAAGTTTAGGGAACGAAATCCTCAGAGGGTTTGTGATGCCTGCTATGATAGACTTGATCCTTTGCAAGGAATTCTTATTAACTCTATCAGCAATGCTGTGCAAGCGGCAAAACATGATGTGACGGATTGGACGTGTGCAAGGGGATGGCTTAATCTTCCAGTTGGTTTGTCTATGGAATATGAGATATACAAAGCTTCTAATGCATTAAGAAGCTACTGCCAG GTTGCTGCATTGAATTCTGAGAGGTCCATACCTATAGCTGTTCTGAAAGAAGCCAAAGGCCTTGCTATCTTAACAGTTGCTAAAGCTGGTGTGCTCGTTTCTTACAAACTTGGCACTGGTTTGGTTGTTGCTAGAAGGTCAGATGGCTCCTGGTCTGCTCCATCAGCTGTAATGTCAGCTGGTTTAGGATGGGGTGCTCAG ATTGGTGGTGAACTCATGGACTTTATAATCGTGCTCCATGATTTAAAAGCTGTGAAGACATTTTGTAGTCGCATGCATTTTTCTCTTGGTGCCGGTTGCAGTGCTGCAGCAGGACCGGTTGGGAGAGTGCTGGAAGCAGATATTCGGGCTGGAGACAGAGGTTCTGGCATGTGTTATACTTACAGTTGTAGCAAAG CAGGAGCATTTGTTGGAGTGTCGCTTGAAGGGAACATTGTCGTGACGAGGATGGATACGAATCTACGGTTTTATGGTGATCCTTATCTGACTACTGCAGACATTCTACTCGGGACATTGGACAGGCCGAAAGCTGCTGAGCCTTTGTATGGAGCCCTTGAAGATCTTTATTCCAGTCTAGGCTGTTAG
- the LOC123195279 gene encoding uncharacterized protein LOC123195279 isoform X4: MAINDDRVVYSSLPKMEKREDSKFPYREPVWDVLEDKKTYLKDKKFTKQDYTYQFPRQSEDFIDEGYDSGEDQCYAMQSNNMPPEVNLKNVLNGIFAIITGQNKAPSVSTTQEEPTSNVSFLGSGKNGDTDLHSSVYIPSAPPLLEPDGIKCTAYKEVLEADPPEWLPDSSTTVCMQCTAPFTALTRGRHHCRFCGGIFCRACTKGRCLLPVKFRERNPQRVCDACYDRLDPLQGILINSISNAVQAAKHDVTDWTCARGWLNLPVGLSMEYEIYKASNALRSYCQVAALNSERSIPIAVLKEAKGLAILTVAKAGVLVSYKLGTGLVVARRSDGSWSAPSAVMSAGLGWGAQIGGELMDFIIVLHDLKAVKTFCSRMHFSLGAGCSAAAGPVGRVLEADIRAGDRGSGMCYTYSCSKGAFVGVSLEGNIVVTRMDTNLRFYGDPYLTTADILLGTLDRPKAAEPLYGALEDLYSSLGC, translated from the exons ATGGCGATAAATGATGATAGAGTTGTATATTCTTCCCTTCCTAAGATGGAAAAAAGGGAGGATAGTAAGTTCCCATATAGGGAACCTGTATGGGATGTGTTGGAAGACAAGAAAACCTAcctaaaagacaaaaaattcaCCAAACAAGATTATACATACCAGTTTCCACGTCAATCTGAAGACTTCATTGATGAAGGATATGATTCAGGTGAGGATCAATGTTATGCCATGCAAAGTAATAATATGCCTCCTGAGGTAAACTTGAAAAATGTGCTGAATGGGATATTTGCAATCATAACTGGGCAAAACAAAGCTCCAAGTGTTTCCACAACTCAGGAAGAGCCCACTTCAAATGTTTCATTTCTTGGATCTGGGAAGAATGGTGATACAGACTTGCACTCCTCGGTGTACATACCAAGTGCACCACCACTTCTTGAGCCTGATGGAATTAAATGTACTGCTTACAAAGAGGTTTTGGAAGCTGATCCACCGGAGTGGCTTCCTGATAGTTCCACTACCGTTTGCATGCAGTGCACTGCTCCATTTACTGCACTTACACGTGGTAGACATCATTGTCGGTTTTGTGGAGGGATATTCTGTAGAGCATGCACCAAGGGCAGGTGTTTGTTACCTGTGAAGTTTAGGGAACGAAATCCTCAGAGGGTTTGTGATGCCTGCTATGATAGACTTGATCCTTTGCAAGGAATTCTTATTAACTCTATCAGCAATGCTGTGCAAGCGGCAAAACATGATGTGACGGATTGGACGTGTGCAAGGGGATGGCTTAATCTTCCAGTTGGTTTGTCTATGGAATATGAGATATACAAAGCTTCTAATGCATTAAGAAGCTACTGCCAG GTTGCTGCATTGAATTCTGAGAGGTCCATACCTATAGCTGTTCTGAAAGAAGCCAAAGGCCTTGCTATCTTAACAGTTGCTAAAGCTGGTGTGCTCGTTTCTTACAAACTTGGCACTGGTTTGGTTGTTGCTAGAAGGTCAGATGGCTCCTGGTCTGCTCCATCAGCTGTAATGTCAGCTGGTTTAGGATGGGGTGCTCAG ATTGGTGGTGAACTCATGGACTTTATAATCGTGCTCCATGATTTAAAAGCTGTGAAGACATTTTGTAGTCGCATGCATTTTTCTCTTGGTGCCGGTTGCAGTGCTGCAGCAGGACCGGTTGGGAGAGTGCTGGAAGCAGATATTCGGGCTGGAGACAGAGGTTCTGGCATGTGTTATACTTACAGTTGTAGCAAAG GAGCATTTGTTGGAGTGTCGCTTGAAGGGAACATTGTCGTGACGAGGATGGATACGAATCTACGGTTTTATGGTGATCCTTATCTGACTACTGCAGACATTCTACTCGGGACATTGGACAGGCCGAAAGCTGCTGAGCCTTTGTATGGAGCCCTTGAAGATCTTTATTCCAGTCTAGGCTGTTAG
- the LOC123195279 gene encoding uncharacterized protein LOC123195279 isoform X2, translating into MAINDDRVVYSSLPKMEKREDSKFPYREPVWDVLEDKKTYLKDKKFTKQDYTYQFPRQSEDFIDEGYDSGEDQCYAMQSNNMPPEVNLKNVLNGIFAIITGQNKAPSVSTTQEEPTSNVSFLGSGKNGDTDLHSSVYIPSAPPLLEPDGIKCTAYKEVLEADPPEWLPDSSTTVCMQCTAPFTALTRGRHHCRFCGGIFCRACTKGRCLLPVKFRERNPQRVCDACYDRLDPLQGILINSISNAVQAAKHDVTDWTCARGWLNLPVGLSMEYEIYKASNALRSYCQVAALNSERSIPIAVLKEAKGLAILTVAKAGVLVSYKLGTGLVVARRSDGSWSAPSAVMSAGLGWGAQSICQIGGELMDFIIVLHDLKAVKTFCSRMHFSLGAGCSAAAGPVGRVLEADIRAGDRGSGMCYTYSCSKGAFVGVSLEGNIVVTRMDTNLRFYGDPYLTTADILLGTLDRPKAAEPLYGALEDLYSSLGC; encoded by the exons ATGGCGATAAATGATGATAGAGTTGTATATTCTTCCCTTCCTAAGATGGAAAAAAGGGAGGATAGTAAGTTCCCATATAGGGAACCTGTATGGGATGTGTTGGAAGACAAGAAAACCTAcctaaaagacaaaaaattcaCCAAACAAGATTATACATACCAGTTTCCACGTCAATCTGAAGACTTCATTGATGAAGGATATGATTCAGGTGAGGATCAATGTTATGCCATGCAAAGTAATAATATGCCTCCTGAGGTAAACTTGAAAAATGTGCTGAATGGGATATTTGCAATCATAACTGGGCAAAACAAAGCTCCAAGTGTTTCCACAACTCAGGAAGAGCCCACTTCAAATGTTTCATTTCTTGGATCTGGGAAGAATGGTGATACAGACTTGCACTCCTCGGTGTACATACCAAGTGCACCACCACTTCTTGAGCCTGATGGAATTAAATGTACTGCTTACAAAGAGGTTTTGGAAGCTGATCCACCGGAGTGGCTTCCTGATAGTTCCACTACCGTTTGCATGCAGTGCACTGCTCCATTTACTGCACTTACACGTGGTAGACATCATTGTCGGTTTTGTGGAGGGATATTCTGTAGAGCATGCACCAAGGGCAGGTGTTTGTTACCTGTGAAGTTTAGGGAACGAAATCCTCAGAGGGTTTGTGATGCCTGCTATGATAGACTTGATCCTTTGCAAGGAATTCTTATTAACTCTATCAGCAATGCTGTGCAAGCGGCAAAACATGATGTGACGGATTGGACGTGTGCAAGGGGATGGCTTAATCTTCCAGTTGGTTTGTCTATGGAATATGAGATATACAAAGCTTCTAATGCATTAAGAAGCTACTGCCAG GTTGCTGCATTGAATTCTGAGAGGTCCATACCTATAGCTGTTCTGAAAGAAGCCAAAGGCCTTGCTATCTTAACAGTTGCTAAAGCTGGTGTGCTCGTTTCTTACAAACTTGGCACTGGTTTGGTTGTTGCTAGAAGGTCAGATGGCTCCTGGTCTGCTCCATCAGCTGTAATGTCAGCTGGTTTAGGATGGGGTGCTCAG TCTATTTGTCAGATTGGTGGTGAACTCATGGACTTTATAATCGTGCTCCATGATTTAAAAGCTGTGAAGACATTTTGTAGTCGCATGCATTTTTCTCTTGGTGCCGGTTGCAGTGCTGCAGCAGGACCGGTTGGGAGAGTGCTGGAAGCAGATATTCGGGCTGGAGACAGAGGTTCTGGCATGTGTTATACTTACAGTTGTAGCAAAG GAGCATTTGTTGGAGTGTCGCTTGAAGGGAACATTGTCGTGACGAGGATGGATACGAATCTACGGTTTTATGGTGATCCTTATCTGACTACTGCAGACATTCTACTCGGGACATTGGACAGGCCGAAAGCTGCTGAGCCTTTGTATGGAGCCCTTGAAGATCTTTATTCCAGTCTAGGCTGTTAG
- the LOC123195279 gene encoding uncharacterized protein LOC123195279 isoform X1 — protein sequence MAINDDRVVYSSLPKMEKREDSKFPYREPVWDVLEDKKTYLKDKKFTKQDYTYQFPRQSEDFIDEGYDSGEDQCYAMQSNNMPPEVNLKNVLNGIFAIITGQNKAPSVSTTQEEPTSNVSFLGSGKNGDTDLHSSVYIPSAPPLLEPDGIKCTAYKEVLEADPPEWLPDSSTTVCMQCTAPFTALTRGRHHCRFCGGIFCRACTKGRCLLPVKFRERNPQRVCDACYDRLDPLQGILINSISNAVQAAKHDVTDWTCARGWLNLPVGLSMEYEIYKASNALRSYCQVAALNSERSIPIAVLKEAKGLAILTVAKAGVLVSYKLGTGLVVARRSDGSWSAPSAVMSAGLGWGAQSICQIGGELMDFIIVLHDLKAVKTFCSRMHFSLGAGCSAAAGPVGRVLEADIRAGDRGSGMCYTYSCSKAGAFVGVSLEGNIVVTRMDTNLRFYGDPYLTTADILLGTLDRPKAAEPLYGALEDLYSSLGC from the exons ATGGCGATAAATGATGATAGAGTTGTATATTCTTCCCTTCCTAAGATGGAAAAAAGGGAGGATAGTAAGTTCCCATATAGGGAACCTGTATGGGATGTGTTGGAAGACAAGAAAACCTAcctaaaagacaaaaaattcaCCAAACAAGATTATACATACCAGTTTCCACGTCAATCTGAAGACTTCATTGATGAAGGATATGATTCAGGTGAGGATCAATGTTATGCCATGCAAAGTAATAATATGCCTCCTGAGGTAAACTTGAAAAATGTGCTGAATGGGATATTTGCAATCATAACTGGGCAAAACAAAGCTCCAAGTGTTTCCACAACTCAGGAAGAGCCCACTTCAAATGTTTCATTTCTTGGATCTGGGAAGAATGGTGATACAGACTTGCACTCCTCGGTGTACATACCAAGTGCACCACCACTTCTTGAGCCTGATGGAATTAAATGTACTGCTTACAAAGAGGTTTTGGAAGCTGATCCACCGGAGTGGCTTCCTGATAGTTCCACTACCGTTTGCATGCAGTGCACTGCTCCATTTACTGCACTTACACGTGGTAGACATCATTGTCGGTTTTGTGGAGGGATATTCTGTAGAGCATGCACCAAGGGCAGGTGTTTGTTACCTGTGAAGTTTAGGGAACGAAATCCTCAGAGGGTTTGTGATGCCTGCTATGATAGACTTGATCCTTTGCAAGGAATTCTTATTAACTCTATCAGCAATGCTGTGCAAGCGGCAAAACATGATGTGACGGATTGGACGTGTGCAAGGGGATGGCTTAATCTTCCAGTTGGTTTGTCTATGGAATATGAGATATACAAAGCTTCTAATGCATTAAGAAGCTACTGCCAG GTTGCTGCATTGAATTCTGAGAGGTCCATACCTATAGCTGTTCTGAAAGAAGCCAAAGGCCTTGCTATCTTAACAGTTGCTAAAGCTGGTGTGCTCGTTTCTTACAAACTTGGCACTGGTTTGGTTGTTGCTAGAAGGTCAGATGGCTCCTGGTCTGCTCCATCAGCTGTAATGTCAGCTGGTTTAGGATGGGGTGCTCAG TCTATTTGTCAGATTGGTGGTGAACTCATGGACTTTATAATCGTGCTCCATGATTTAAAAGCTGTGAAGACATTTTGTAGTCGCATGCATTTTTCTCTTGGTGCCGGTTGCAGTGCTGCAGCAGGACCGGTTGGGAGAGTGCTGGAAGCAGATATTCGGGCTGGAGACAGAGGTTCTGGCATGTGTTATACTTACAGTTGTAGCAAAG CAGGAGCATTTGTTGGAGTGTCGCTTGAAGGGAACATTGTCGTGACGAGGATGGATACGAATCTACGGTTTTATGGTGATCCTTATCTGACTACTGCAGACATTCTACTCGGGACATTGGACAGGCCGAAAGCTGCTGAGCCTTTGTATGGAGCCCTTGAAGATCTTTATTCCAGTCTAGGCTGTTAG
- the LOC123194830 gene encoding suppressor of mec-8 and unc-52 protein homolog 2, with amino-acid sequence MTSAKKYYKEKITRRKEEKPEEPEQPKYRDRAKERREDQNPDYEPTELGSFHAVAPPGTVDLRSADANKLSIEKSKYLGGDVEHTHLVKGLDYALLNKVRSEIDKKPDAGDDADGKSRASKEDNKVSFRTAIAKSVYQSIVKPQIVIKTNEMFLPGRMSFIFNMEGGYSSDIPTTLQRSKADCPVPDEMVTVGVDGSVLDRIAKIMTYLRLGSSGKVLKKKKKERDAKGKTTTVIGNEYDEDDKPLKPNGGVLNNRTEREILPPPPPLPRKSHVDSREKQGPAVARAEEEDIFVGDGIYYEVPGKDISQSPVSEDMEESPRNKEKVSYFNEPAYGPAPPAAPQGWQDMNGYDAMQAQVLASGYQGEWQDYQYAEQLAYPEQYLQPDMQGYDIQPGLNMPQDPRFMTQEEKDRGLGSVFKRDDQRLQQLREKDAREKDPNFISESYSECYPGYQEYNREIVDSDDEDDLSKMDMGGRAKGRLHRWDFETEEEWATYNEQKEAMPKAAFQFGVKMQDGRKTRKQNKDQKLNNELHKINKILSRKKMEKEGSEGGHHDDDLQPVKKARV; translated from the exons ATGACGTCTGCTAAGAAATATTACAAGGAGAAAATCACCCGTCGCAA AGAGGAGAAACCGGAGGAGCCGGAGCAACCGAAATATCGGGACCGAGCTAAGGAGCGAAGAGAGGATCAGAATCCTGATTATGAACCTACAGAATTGGGCTCGTTTCACGCTGTCGCTCCTCCCGGCACAGTTGATCTTCG GTCGGCTGATGCTAACAAATTATCCATCGAGAAGAGCAAGTACCTTGGAG GTGATGTGGAGCACACACATTTGGTGAAAGGGTTGGATTATGCATTACTTAACAAAGTGAGAAGTGAGATTGACAAGAAGCCCGATGCTGGAGATGATGCTGATGGAAAGTCAAG AGCTTCAAAAGAAGACAACAAAGTGTCATTTCGAACTGCAATTGCCAAG TCAGTGTATCAATCTATAGTCAAGCCTCAAATTGTTATCAAGACGAATGAGATGTTCCTTCCAGGACGAATGTCATTTATATTTAACATG GAGGGTGGATACTCTAGTGATATACCAACTACCTTGCAAAGGAGTAAAGCTGATTGTCCTGTTCCAGAT GAAATGGTCACTGTTGGTGTTGATGGTTCTGTGCTAGATCGAATTGCTAAAATCATGACATATCTTCGCCTTGGATCATCTGGAAAGGTtctcaagaagaaaaagaaggaaagagatGCAAAAG GAAAGACTACAACTGTTATTGGTAATGAAtatgatgaagatgataagccATTAAAACCTAATGGTGGGGTACTAAATAATAGAACTGAAAGAGAGATCTTGCCACCGCCTCCACCGCTTCCCAGGAAAAGTCATGTTGATTCAAGAGAGAAGCAAGGCCCAGCTGTTGCCAGggcagaagaagaagatataTTTGTGGGCGATGGTATTTACTATGAGGTTCCTGGTAAGGACATCAGCCAAAGCCCTGTTTCTGAGGATATGGAAGAGTCTCCTCGAAATAAGGAAAAAGTTTCCTACTTCAATGAACCTGCTTATGGTCCAGCTCCACCTGCTGCACCTCAAGGCTGGCAAGATATG AATGGATATGATGCCATGCAAGCACAAGTTTTGGCTAGTGGCTACCAGGGAGAGTGGCAGGACTACCAATATGCTGAACAATTGGCTTATCCTGAACAATACCTACAACCAGACATGCAGGGTTATGATATTCAACCAGGTTTGAATATGCCTCAAGATCCACGCTTCATGACTCAAGAAGAGAAGGATCGGGGCTTAGGTTCTGTGTTCAAGCGAGATGATCAAAGGCTTCAACAATTGAGAGAGAAGGATGCCCGAGAGAAGGATCCCAACTTCATCTCCGAAAGTTATTCTGAATGTTATCCTGGGTATCAAGAATATAACCGTGAGATTGTGGAcagtgatgatgaagatgactTGTCAAAAATGGATATGGGAGGGAGG GCGAAGGGTCGTCTTCATAGGTGGGACTTTGAGACAGAAGAGGAATGGGCAACATACAATGAGCAGAAGGAAGCCATGCCAAAGGCTGCCTTTCAGTTTGGTGTGAAAATGCAAGACGGGCGGAAGACACGAAAACAGAACAAGGACCAGAAACTTAACAATGAGCTGCACAAGATTAATAAGATATTGTCTAGAAAGAAGATGGAGAAAGAAGGAAGTGAAGGGGGCCATCATGATGATGATTTACAGCCTGTAAAAAAGGCTCGAGTATGA